In a genomic window of Callospermophilus lateralis isolate mCalLat2 chromosome 12, mCalLat2.hap1, whole genome shotgun sequence:
- the Gpr183 gene encoding G-protein coupled receptor 183, giving the protein MASNFTTPPTTPQGNDCDLYAHQDTARIVMPLHYSLVFIIGLVGNLLALVVIVQNRKKINSTTLYSMNLVISDILFTTALPTRIAYYALGFDWQMGDALCRITALVFYINTYAGVNFMTCLSIDRFIAVVHPLRYNKMKRIEHAKAVCIFVWILVFAQTLPLLISPMSKQENERITCMEYPNFEDTESLPWILLGACFIGYVLPLMIILICYSQICCKLFRTAKQNPLAEKSGVNRKALNTIIFIIVVFVLCFTPYHVAIIQHMIKKLHFSDLLECHQRHSFQISLHFTVCLMNFNCCMDPFIYFFACKGYKRKVMKMLKRQVSVSISSAVRSAPEENSREMTESQMMIHSKTSNGK; this is encoded by the coding sequence ATGGCTAGCAATTTCACCACACCTCCCACAACTCCTCAGGGAAATGACTGTGACCTCTATGCACACCAAGACACAGCCAGAATAGTAATGCCTCTGCATTATAGCCTCGTGTTCATCATCGGGCTGGTGGGAAACCTACTGGCCTTGGTTGTCATTGtccaaaacaggaaaaaaatcaacTCTACCACCCTCTATTCCATGAATCTGGTGATTTCTGACATCCTTTTCACCACGGCTTTGCCTACGCGGATAGCCTACTATGCACTGGGCTTTGACTGGCAGATGGGTGACGCCCTGTGCAGGATAACAGCTCTGGTGTTCTACATCAACACTTACGCCGGGGTGAACTTCATGACCTGCCTGAGCATCGACCGCTTCATTGCCGTGGTGCACCCTCTCCGCTACAACAAGATGAAGAGAATTGAGCACGCCAAAGCTGTGTGCATATTCGTCTGGATTTTGGTCTTTGCTCAAACTCTCCCACTACTCATCAGCCCCATGTCCAAGCAGGAGAATGAAAGGATCACTTGCATGGAGTATCCCAATTTTGAAGACACAGAGTCTCTTCCCTGGATTCTACTGGGTGCGTGTTTTATAGGATACGTGCTTccactcatgatcatcctcattTGCTACTCACAGATCTGCTGCAAGCTCTTCAGAACTGCCAAACAAAACCCACTCGCAGAGAAATCTGGTGTAAACAGAAAAGCCCTCAACACGATCATTTTCATCATTGTCGTGTTTGTTCTCTGCTTCACGCCCTACCACGTGGCAATTATCCAACACATGATCAAGAAACTTCACTTCTCTGACCTCCTCGAGTGCCACCAAAGGCATTCATTCCAGATTTCTCTGCACTTCACAGTGTGCTTGATGAACTTCAACTGCTGCATGGAcccttttatatatttctttGCATGTAAAGGGTACAAGAGAAAGGTCATGAAGATGCTGAAACGTCAAGTCAGCGTATCGATTTCCAGCGCAGTGAGGTCAGCTCCTGAAGAAAATTCACGTGAAATGACAGAGTCGCAGATGATGATACACTCCAAGACTTCAAATGGAAAGTAA